The genomic region ACGATCGTTGCGACGATCACGTCGTATCTGATGAATCGCCATTGGACGTACCGGGATCGCCCGAAATCTGCACTTCGGCGCGAGTACGTCCTGTTCTTCCTGTTCAACGCGACGGGCCTGCTCATCGAGCTGGGCGTACTGGCAGCCGCCAAGTACGGCCTCGGCATGAACAGCCTGTTGGCACTGAACGTGGCAAAGACCGTCGGCGTCCTGCTGGCCACGCTGTTCCGCTTCTGGTCGTACCGGACCTTCGTCTTCCAGCCCATCGCACCTGTCGAGCCCGACGCCAAGCCCGAATCCACCTGGCACAGCATCCCGCGCGATGAATGGGACACGATGGCCGAGATGGACCCGATCGCCGAGCTGGCCGAATCCGTCTCCGAGCTGGAAGAGGCACAGTCCAGTGACCGCCCGGAGGCCGCTCCCGGCCCGGCCGGCGGCGCTCCAGCCCAGGGACGACACACACCGCTGACCCCCGGCGTCCCCGCGGACCTGTCCGCGGAACTCGCCGCGGAGCTGCACGCCGGCACCCGTCGCGCGCCCCGCCGGTGACGACTCCTGAAACCCGCTCCGGCACGGGGGCGCCCGCCGAGCTGTTCTTCGAGGACCTCGTTCCGGGGCTCACCGTCGACCTCGGCACGGTGACCGTGGACGGGGACGAGATGCTGGCGTTCGCCCGCCGCTTCGACCCGCAGTGGTACCACGTCGACAGCGCCCTGGCCGGGGCGAGCCGGCACGGCGGCGTGATCGCCAGCGGCTTCTACACGGTGAGCCTGTTCATGCGGGCGTACGTCGATCACCTGCTGTCCCGCGCAGCGGCCGACGCCTCCCCCGGCCTGGAGGAATTGCGGTGGCTC from Micromonospora profundi harbors:
- a CDS encoding GtrA family protein produces the protein MRLVRLLPERWQKFINEALKFGIVGGINTVINYAVFNALALTVFADGQLKATVIATIVATITSYLMNRHWTYRDRPKSALRREYVLFFLFNATGLLIELGVLAAAKYGLGMNSLLALNVAKTVGVLLATLFRFWSYRTFVFQPIAPVEPDAKPESTWHSIPRDEWDTMAEMDPIAELAESVSELEEAQSSDRPEAAPGPAGGAPAQGRHTPLTPGVPADLSAELAAELHAGTRRAPRR